In a genomic window of Nothobranchius furzeri strain GRZ-AD chromosome 14, NfurGRZ-RIMD1, whole genome shotgun sequence:
- the LOC129156193 gene encoding P2X purinoceptor 7-like has product MATESDTSSEQSFVVEGFSPPSSPEDREEGLLGEASGPEPYLFEPLARELSEAPGAEPAGVSRHRMGPVSEWCTCGHCTSLSARENVCCRETPKVMLRCQQVGVTSCITKHPGFEAVALNPYVLQAVYGTFLQLYGEMQETTLNSCYRHLAYRNVVRWCWGYLGQHVRVVIPSCAVSRIRQEFPEDGAYKGFLPPLN; this is encoded by the exons ATGGCGACAGAGAGCGACACTAGCTCAGAGCAGTCATTCGTGGTGGAGGGCTTTTCCCCACCTTCTTCCCCAGAGGATAGGGAGGAGGGCTTATTGGGGGAAGCAAGCGGTCCTGAACCGTATCTTTTTGAGCCACTAGCTCGTGAGTTGTCAGAGGCCCCTGGAGCCGAGCCAGCAGGAGTATCAAGGCATCGAATGGGTCCAGTCTCTGAGTG GTGCACCTGCGGCCACTGCACATCATTGTCTGCCAGAGAAAATGTGTGCtgcagagaaacgcccaag GTAATGCTCAGGTGTCAGCAGGTGGGTGTAACCTCCTGCATAACTAAGCATCCTGGTTTTGAGGCTGTTGCTCTGAATCCCTACGTGTTGCAGGCAGTTTATGGCACCTTTCTGCAACTCTATGGGGAGATGCAGGAGACTACGCTCAACAG ctgttacagacatctggcgtaccggaatgtggtcaggtggtgttggggTTACCTGGGACAGCACGTTCGTGTTGTGATCCCGTCATGCGCTGTCTCCAGAATAAGGCAGGAGTTCCCAGAAGACGGTGCATACAAAGGATTCCTCCCTCCTCTGAACTAA